The Thermotoga maritima MSB8 region TTGAAGAAGGAAAAGACTCTCTTTCTCTACGCTCCCCCTGAAGTGTTGATGGAAAGAGTAACAACAGAGAACAGACCTCTTCTGAGCGAAGGAAAAGAGAGAATACGGGAGATCTGGGAAAAGAGAAAACAGTTCTACGCGGAGTTCAGAAGGATCGACACCTCCAGGTTGAACGAGTGGGAAACAACCGCACTCGTTGTGCTGGAGGCTCTGGACGAGAAAGAAATCTCAACGATAGAAAAACCACACCTGGTGAAGATCATCCTCGGTGGCTTCAAGAGGGTGAGAAACGAAGAGCTGGTTTTCACCACGGAGAGGGTGGAGAAGATATACGGAAGGTACCTCCCGGAGAATCGGCTTCTTTTTCCGGATGGAGAGGAAGTGAAGACGCTGGAGCATGTCTCCAGAGCGTACTACGAACTCATCCGAATGGACTTTCCCAGGGGAAAGACCATAGCGGGTGTCGGGGGAGGTGCTCTCACCGACTTCACCGGCTTTGTAGCGAGCACGTTTAAAAGAGGAGTGGGACTTTCTTTCTATCCAACAACACTTCTGGCTCAGGTGGACGCTTCCGTTGGTGGAAAGAATGCCATCGATTTCGCTGGAGTGAAAAACGTCGTTGGGACTTTCAGAATGCCAGACTACGTGATCATAGATCCCACCGTCACGCTTTCCATGGATGAGGGCAGGTTCGAAGAGGGAGTCGTGGAAGCCTTCAAGATGACGATTCTTTCGGGTCGCGGGGTAGAACTCTTCGATGAGCCGGAGAAGATTGAGAAGAGAAATCTCAGAGTTCTCAGCGAGATGGTAAAAATCTCCGTTGAAGAGAAAGCGAGGATAGTGATGGAAGATCCCTACGACATGGGTTTGAGGCACGCCCTGAATCTGGGACACACACTCGGTCATGTGTACGAGATGCTGGAAGGGGTACCTCACGGTATAGCAGTAGCATGGGGCATCGAAAAAGAGACGATGTACCTGTACAGAAAAGGAATAGTGCCTAAGGAAACCATGAGATGGATCGTAGAAAAGGTCAAACAGATCGTACCA contains the following coding sequences:
- the aroB gene encoding bifunctional shikimate kinase AroK/3-dehydroquinate synthase AroB; translated protein: MRIFLVGMMGSGKSTIGKRISEVLDLQFIDMDEEIERREGRSVRRIFEEDGEEYFRLKEKELLKELVERDNVVVATGGGVVVDPENRELLKKEKTLFLYAPPEVLMERVTTENRPLLSEGKERIREIWEKRKQFYAEFRRIDTSRLNEWETTALVVLEALDEKEISTIEKPHLVKIILGGFKRVRNEELVFTTERVEKIYGRYLPENRLLFPDGEEVKTLEHVSRAYYELIRMDFPRGKTIAGVGGGALTDFTGFVASTFKRGVGLSFYPTTLLAQVDASVGGKNAIDFAGVKNVVGTFRMPDYVIIDPTVTLSMDEGRFEEGVVEAFKMTILSGRGVELFDEPEKIEKRNLRVLSEMVKISVEEKARIVMEDPYDMGLRHALNLGHTLGHVYEMLEGVPHGIAVAWGIEKETMYLYRKGIVPKETMRWIVEKVKQIVPIPVPSVDVEKARNLILNDKKILKGSRVRLPYVKEIGKIEFLEVDPLELLEVVD